A genomic region of Venturia canescens isolate UGA chromosome 7, ASM1945775v1, whole genome shotgun sequence contains the following coding sequences:
- the LOC122413381 gene encoding uncharacterized protein: protein MSLSDEFVSSIKDKDMSTSKNSSNLRLNQEGSMIGGGNGGVGSGSGGIVDRNDCWQDHETDSEISENEFLTKGAFLLTPSHELSMEKAATICEKMNFRGAFSLTKTSTGILFKFSNIDDFQAVYKKGFHKVTGARFYKKIAIPCRPAKTFTVYVLDVPEELPEDDVRHALYKYRSIVEVTRLPLNTGTVLKAINDKLKSESQNSNEPATIYTGPPIIRVTLASVEETSMLLSRGLDFYGATYFPTETPHLTNQSLSKYKNNRWAELASIGAGQRVRDLLPVFDNAGFTKLPPPTSRVIKPQRN from the exons ATGTCGCTGAGCGACGAGTTTGTCAGTTCCATCAAGGATAAGGACATGTCAACTTCGAAGAACAGTTCGAATCTTCGTCTAAATCAAGAAGGAAGTATGATCGGTGGTGGGAATGGTGGTGTGGGCAGTGGTAGTGGTGGCATTGTGGATCGGAACGATTGTTGGCAGGATCACGAAACCGATTCGGAAATAAGcgaaaatgaatttctcaccaAAGGAGCTTTTCTACTCACGCCGAGCCATGAACTCAGCATGGAAAAAGCAGCAACGATATGCGAAAAGATGAACTTCAG GGGCGCTTTTTCACTGACGAAAACATCGACCGGAATACTCTTCAAGTTCAGCAATATCGACGACTTCCAAGCCGTATATAAAAAGGGATTTCACAAAGTGACTGGTGcacgattttataaaaaaattgcgatACCCTGCAGACCCGCTAAAACATTTACCGTTTACGTGCTTGACGTACCGGAGGAACTGCCTGAAGACGATGTGAGACACGCGCTATACAAATATCGGTCGATCGTCGAAGTTACGAGATTGCCACTCAATACTGGCACGGTCT tAAAAGCTATAAACGACAAGCTCAAAAGCGAGAGCCAAAATTCTAATGAGCCAGCCACCATTTACACCGGACCACCAATTATCAGAGTAACGTTGGCCAGCGTCGAAGAAACCTCGATGCTTCTCAGTCGAGGACTCGACTTTTACGGCGCTACGTATTTCCCTACCGAAACTCCCCATTTGACGAATCAGTCTCTgtcgaaatacaaaaataacag GTGGGCAGAGCTGGCTTCGATCGGCGCCGGTCAACGTGTCAGAGATCTGCTTCCGGTCTTCGATAATGCGGGCTTCACAAAATTACCACCACCAACGAGCCGCGTCATAAAACCCCAAAGAAACTAA